In the Mycolicibacterium thermoresistibile genome, one interval contains:
- the ychF gene encoding redox-regulated ATPase YchF, translating into MGLNLGIVGLPNVGKSTLFNALTRNNVLAANYPFATIEPNEGVVPLPDPRLEKLAEIFGSEKIVPATVTFVDIAGIVKGASEGAGLGNKFLANIRECDAICQVVRVFSDDDVAHVDGRIDPKADIEVIETELILADLQTLEKALPRLEKEARTHKDRRPTYEAAVAAQEILNSGKTLFAAGFDATLLRELNLLTTKPFLYVFNCDEEVLTDEARKAELRELVAPADCVFLDAKIEAELQELDDESARELLESIGQTERGLDALARAGFHTLKLQTFLTAGPKEARAWTIRQGTTAPKAAGVIHSDFEKGFIKAEVVSFDDLVEAGSMAAAKAAGKVRMEGKDYVMQDGDVVEFRFNV; encoded by the coding sequence GTGGGCCTCAACCTGGGAATCGTCGGACTGCCGAATGTCGGTAAGTCGACGCTGTTCAACGCGCTGACGCGCAACAACGTGCTGGCGGCCAACTATCCGTTCGCGACGATCGAGCCGAACGAGGGCGTGGTGCCGCTGCCCGACCCCAGGCTGGAGAAACTCGCCGAGATCTTCGGCTCGGAGAAGATCGTGCCGGCGACGGTCACCTTCGTCGACATCGCCGGCATCGTCAAAGGCGCGTCCGAGGGGGCCGGGCTGGGCAACAAGTTCCTGGCCAACATCCGCGAATGCGACGCGATCTGTCAGGTGGTCCGGGTGTTCAGCGACGACGACGTGGCGCACGTCGACGGCCGCATCGACCCGAAGGCCGACATCGAGGTCATCGAGACCGAGTTGATCCTGGCCGATCTGCAGACGCTGGAGAAGGCGCTGCCGCGGCTGGAGAAGGAGGCCCGCACCCACAAGGACCGGCGCCCCACCTACGAGGCGGCGGTGGCCGCCCAGGAGATCCTCAACAGCGGCAAGACGCTGTTCGCCGCCGGGTTCGACGCCACGCTGCTGCGTGAGCTCAACCTGTTGACGACGAAACCGTTCCTCTACGTGTTCAACTGCGACGAAGAGGTGCTCACCGACGAGGCCCGCAAGGCCGAATTGCGGGAGCTCGTCGCCCCGGCCGACTGTGTGTTCCTCGACGCCAAGATCGAAGCCGAACTGCAGGAGCTCGACGACGAGTCGGCCCGCGAGCTGCTGGAGTCGATCGGGCAGACCGAACGCGGTCTCGACGCCCTGGCCCGCGCCGGGTTCCACACGCTCAAGCTGCAGACCTTCCTGACCGCGGGGCCCAAGGAGGCCCGCGCCTGGACGATACGTCAGGGCACCACCGCGCCGAAGGCCGCCGGGGTGATCCACTCCGACTTCGAGAAGGGCTTCATCAAAGCCGAGGTGGTGTCCTTCGACGACCTGGTCGAGGCCGGGTCGATGGCCGCGGCCAAGGCCGCCGGCAAGGTCCGGATGGAGGGCAAGGACTACGTCATGCAGGACGGCGACGTGGTCGAGTTCCGGTTCAACGTGTAG
- a CDS encoding DUF6542 domain-containing protein, with translation MPGQRARSAVPAELRSAHPDIPGVPWWGAALIALTATALGFAFDAGSGSKELSVVFSGTYMLGCLVAVLAVRQAGLFTAVVQPPIVLFAAVPSAYFLFHGGQIRGLKDLAINCGYPLIERFPVMFFTSAAVLVIGMVRWYLGMSARRAGPADPERAPSAVTDLVSAVTNTLTALVTGHRPARADGGADLAAAADTAKARPRKRAATDRAAAGRSGRTPRDGRRTAAKRGSARAEAAARAGDGSRPPRRRPAAESADQPRSATRSRRGTKAAPPRSRPTRALDGDYVDPLADAPRRRRPTRPDDSAVPPDQPRRRSRGQARGDRTQPPPRSRRVPPREPRRQPSADRIGYDGVDSRPESRSPRPRRSRVDGYEPLEPHTRSGARGTHHPVSRVRYRSAENPEERAEYRNRPRHARHARGWEADSWEYDI, from the coding sequence GTGCCAGGACAGCGCGCGCGGTCGGCGGTGCCGGCCGAACTCCGCTCCGCGCACCCGGATATCCCGGGTGTGCCGTGGTGGGGTGCTGCGCTGATCGCGCTGACCGCCACCGCGCTCGGCTTCGCGTTCGACGCCGGATCGGGCAGCAAAGAGCTCAGCGTGGTGTTCTCCGGGACCTACATGCTGGGCTGCCTGGTCGCGGTGTTGGCGGTGCGGCAGGCCGGGCTGTTCACCGCGGTCGTCCAACCGCCGATCGTGCTGTTCGCGGCCGTTCCGAGCGCGTACTTCCTCTTCCACGGCGGCCAGATCCGCGGTCTGAAGGATCTGGCCATCAACTGTGGATATCCGCTCATCGAGCGGTTCCCGGTGATGTTCTTCACCTCGGCGGCGGTGCTCGTCATCGGGATGGTCCGCTGGTACCTCGGCATGAGCGCGCGGCGAGCCGGTCCGGCCGATCCCGAACGCGCGCCGTCGGCGGTCACCGACCTCGTCTCGGCGGTGACGAACACGTTGACCGCGTTGGTCACCGGACACCGGCCGGCCCGCGCCGACGGGGGCGCCGACCTCGCGGCCGCCGCGGACACCGCCAAGGCCCGGCCACGCAAACGCGCCGCCACCGACCGTGCCGCCGCCGGCCGTTCCGGGCGCACCCCCCGCGACGGTCGCCGCACCGCGGCCAAACGGGGTTCAGCGCGCGCTGAGGCGGCCGCCCGCGCCGGCGACGGTTCCCGCCCGCCGCGGCGCCGTCCGGCCGCGGAGAGCGCCGATCAGCCCCGTTCGGCCACCCGCAGCCGCCGCGGCACCAAAGCCGCGCCGCCGCGGTCGCGGCCCACCCGGGCGCTCGACGGCGACTACGTCGACCCGCTCGCCGACGCGCCGCGCCGGCGTCGGCCCACCCGGCCGGACGACTCTGCGGTGCCGCCGGATCAGCCGCGGCGCCGGTCGCGCGGCCAGGCCCGCGGCGACCGCACCCAACCTCCACCGCGCAGCCGCCGGGTGCCGCCGCGCGAACCGCGCCGTCAGCCGTCCGCGGACCGGATCGGCTACGACGGTGTCGATTCCCGGCCGGAGTCCCGCTCGCCGCGGCCGCGCCGCAGCCGTGTGGACGGCTACGAACCGCTCGAACCGCACACCAGGAGCGGAGCCCGCGGCACGCATCACCCGGTGTCGCGGGTGCGTTATCGCAGTGCGGAGAATCCCGAGGAACGCGCCGAGTACCGCAACCGGCCCCGCCATGCCCGGCATGCCCGCGGCTGGGAGGCCGATAGCTGGGAATACGACATCTGA
- a CDS encoding 4-hydroxy-3-methylbut-2-enyl diphosphate reductase: MASTINMGIPGAASTVARPAGDRRVLLAEPRGYCAGVDRAVETVERALEKHGAPVYVRHEIVHNRHVVETLAKAGAIFVDETDEVPEGEIVVFSAHGVAPSVHVNAAERNLKVIDATCPLVTKVHNEAKRFARDDYDILLIGHEGHEEVIGTAGEAPDHVQIVDGPEAVDKVTVRDENKVIWLSQTTLSVDETMEIVQKLRERFPKLQDPPSDDICYATQNRQVAVKAMAPECELVIVVGSANSSNSVRLVEVALGAGADAAHLVDYADDIDPQWLEGVTTVGVTSGASVPEILVRGVLERLAEYGFDTVQPVTTANETLVFALPREIRPARSQ; this comes from the coding sequence ATGGCGTCGACAATCAACATGGGCATTCCGGGTGCCGCCAGCACGGTGGCACGACCGGCCGGCGACCGGCGGGTGCTGCTGGCCGAACCGCGCGGATACTGCGCCGGCGTGGACCGCGCCGTCGAGACGGTCGAACGCGCCCTGGAGAAGCATGGCGCCCCGGTGTACGTGCGCCACGAGATCGTGCACAACCGGCACGTGGTGGAGACGCTGGCCAAGGCGGGCGCGATCTTCGTCGACGAGACCGATGAGGTGCCCGAAGGCGAGATCGTGGTGTTCTCCGCCCACGGTGTCGCGCCGAGCGTGCATGTCAACGCCGCCGAGCGCAATCTCAAGGTCATCGACGCCACCTGCCCGTTGGTCACCAAGGTGCACAACGAGGCCAAACGGTTCGCCCGCGATGACTACGACATCCTGCTGATCGGCCACGAGGGCCATGAAGAGGTGATCGGCACCGCCGGTGAGGCGCCCGATCACGTGCAGATCGTCGACGGCCCGGAGGCGGTCGACAAGGTCACCGTGCGCGACGAGAACAAGGTGATCTGGCTGTCGCAGACCACGCTGTCGGTCGACGAAACCATGGAGATCGTGCAGAAGCTGCGGGAACGGTTCCCCAAGCTGCAGGATCCGCCCAGCGACGACATCTGCTACGCCACCCAGAACCGTCAGGTCGCGGTCAAGGCGATGGCGCCGGAGTGTGAGTTGGTGATCGTGGTCGGTTCGGCCAACTCGTCGAACTCGGTGCGGCTGGTCGAGGTCGCGCTCGGGGCCGGCGCGGACGCCGCGCACCTGGTCGACTATGCCGACGACATCGATCCGCAGTGGCTGGAGGGGGTCACCACGGTCGGTGTCACCTCGGGTGCGTCGGTGCCGGAGATCCTGGTGCGCGGGGTGCTCGAGCGGCTCGCCGAGTACGGCTTCGACACCGTGCAACCGGTCACCACGGCCAACGAGACGCTGGTGTTCGCGCTGCCGCGGGAGATCCGCCCGGCCCGTAGCCAGTGA
- a CDS encoding lipid droplet-associated protein encodes MPNAPYGVRLLLGVAVTALEETRKLPHTILTYPMTVASTAAHIVMRVQQNVAELVIKGDEALEQLFPPTEEQPEWATFDEDLDDGSDDDGERRRPGRFALYSTGAPERQANGANGAAEPAAPAEPPEIATELGYDSLTLAQLRARLPSLKVGDLEALLAYEEATRARAPFQTLLANRITRASAK; translated from the coding sequence ATGCCAAACGCACCGTATGGGGTTCGCTTGCTGCTCGGGGTCGCGGTGACCGCGCTCGAGGAGACCCGCAAGCTCCCGCACACGATCCTCACGTATCCGATGACGGTGGCGAGCACAGCGGCACACATCGTGATGCGGGTTCAACAGAACGTCGCCGAACTGGTGATCAAGGGCGACGAGGCGCTCGAGCAGCTGTTCCCGCCGACCGAGGAGCAGCCGGAATGGGCGACCTTCGACGAGGACCTCGACGACGGGTCGGACGACGACGGCGAACGGCGCCGCCCGGGCCGGTTCGCGCTGTACAGCACCGGGGCCCCGGAGCGCCAGGCCAACGGGGCCAACGGGGCCGCCGAGCCGGCCGCACCTGCCGAGCCGCCGGAGATCGCCACCGAGCTCGGCTACGACTCGTTGACGCTGGCACAACTGCGCGCCCGGCTGCCCTCGCTGAAGGTGGGCGACCTCGAGGCGCTGCTGGCCTACGAGGAGGCCACCAGGGCCCGCGCGCCGTTCCAGACCCTGCTGGCCAACCGGATCACCCGCGCATCCGCGAAGTGA
- the xseA gene encoding exodeoxyribonuclease VII large subunit encodes MTDPEPGKSPDNPWPVRAVATRVAKYIDRLGMVWVEGQLTEIKVRQSTAWMVLRDPAADMSLSVSCPRDLVVDAPVQLTEGTQVVMHGKPQFYTRNGSFSLRVNDIRAVGIGELLARIERLRRLLDAEGLFDPRLKRPLPFLPTMVGLICGRASAAEHDVISVATGRWPAVRFAVRNTAVQGPNTVPQVVEALRELDAHPEVDVIVIARGGGSVEDLLPFSDETLCREIAKCTTPVVSAIGHEPDNPLCDLVADLRAATPTDAAKRIVPDAAAEQNLIIELRRRSARALQNWVHREEHLLHQLRGRPVLANPLQALTARAEEIDRARAAARREIDRLLAAETDRIEHLSARLATLGPAATLARGYAVVQTADGAVVHSTADAPAGTRLRVRVADGALTAVSEGPEHPQTPEQESNR; translated from the coding sequence ATGACTGACCCCGAGCCGGGAAAATCCCCGGACAACCCGTGGCCGGTGCGCGCGGTGGCCACCCGCGTCGCCAAGTACATCGACCGGCTCGGCATGGTGTGGGTGGAGGGGCAGCTCACCGAGATCAAGGTGCGCCAGTCCACCGCGTGGATGGTGTTGCGCGACCCGGCGGCGGACATGTCGCTGTCGGTCAGCTGCCCGCGCGACCTGGTGGTCGACGCCCCGGTCCAGTTGACCGAGGGCACCCAGGTGGTGATGCACGGCAAACCGCAGTTCTACACCCGCAACGGGTCGTTCAGTCTGCGGGTGAACGACATCCGCGCGGTGGGCATCGGTGAGTTGTTGGCCCGCATCGAACGGTTGCGCCGTCTGCTCGACGCCGAGGGTCTGTTCGATCCGCGGCTGAAGCGGCCGTTGCCGTTCCTGCCGACCATGGTCGGGCTCATCTGCGGCCGGGCGTCGGCCGCCGAGCACGACGTGATCAGCGTGGCCACCGGCCGGTGGCCGGCGGTGCGGTTCGCCGTCCGCAACACCGCGGTGCAGGGCCCCAACACGGTGCCGCAGGTGGTCGAGGCGCTGCGGGAACTCGACGCCCACCCCGAGGTCGACGTCATCGTGATCGCGCGTGGCGGCGGCAGCGTGGAGGATCTGCTGCCGTTCTCCGACGAGACGCTGTGCCGGGAGATCGCCAAGTGCACCACCCCGGTGGTCAGCGCGATCGGCCACGAACCCGACAACCCGCTGTGCGATCTGGTCGCCGATCTGCGGGCCGCCACCCCGACCGACGCGGCCAAGCGGATCGTGCCCGACGCGGCGGCCGAACAGAACCTCATCATCGAGCTGCGCCGGCGCAGCGCCCGCGCCCTGCAGAACTGGGTGCACCGCGAAGAACACCTGCTGCACCAACTGCGCGGCCGGCCGGTGCTGGCCAACCCGCTGCAGGCGTTGACCGCCCGGGCCGAGGAGATCGACCGGGCCCGCGCCGCCGCCCGCCGCGAGATCGACCGGCTGCTCGCCGCGGAGACCGACCGCATCGAGCACCTGTCGGCGCGGCTGGCCACCCTCGGACCGGCGGCCACCCTGGCCCGCGGATACGCCGTCGTGCAGACCGCCGACGGTGCGGTGGTGCACAGCACCGCGGACGCGCCCGCGGGCACCCGGCTGCGGGTGCGGGTGGCCGACGGCGCCCTGACCGCGGTCAGCGAGGGTCCGGAACACCCCCAGACGCCTGAACAGGAGTCGAACAGATGA
- a CDS encoding exodeoxyribonuclease VII small subunit, with the protein MKPISEMGYEEARDELIAVVQRLEQGGLDLEESLKLWERGEELAKCCDEHLAGARRRVSEALAAREDDED; encoded by the coding sequence ATGAAGCCCATTAGTGAGATGGGGTACGAAGAGGCCCGTGATGAGCTCATCGCGGTGGTCCAGCGCCTGGAACAGGGCGGACTCGACCTCGAGGAATCGCTGAAATTGTGGGAACGCGGCGAAGAACTGGCCAAATGCTGCGATGAACACTTAGCTGGAGCACGCCGCCGGGTGTCCGAGGCCCTGGCCGCCAGGGAGGATGACGAGGACTGA
- a CDS encoding 3-beta-hydroxysteroid dehydrogenase, with amino-acid sequence MGDPTLRTDLGRVLVTGGSGFVGTNLVTTLLERGHHVRSCDRVGSPLPDHPRLEVIDGDICDADAVAAAVDGIDTVFHTAAVIDLMGGAGVTDEYRERSFAVNVHGTERLVRAAQQAGVRRFVYTASNSVVMGGQPIADGDETLPYTDRFNDLYTETKVIAERFVLGQNGIEGMLTCSIRPSGIWGPGDQTMFRKLFESVHAGHVKVLIGSRHARLDNSYVHNLVHGFILAAEHLVPGGTAPGQAYFINDGEPINMFEFARPVVTACGQRWPTLRVSGPLVRAVMSLWQRLHFRFGLPKPPLEPLAVERLYLDNYFSIDKARRELGYRPRYTTEQALQECLPYYVDLFHRMKAEPATV; translated from the coding sequence ATGGGCGATCCCACACTGCGGACCGATCTGGGGCGGGTGCTGGTCACCGGCGGCTCCGGCTTCGTCGGCACCAACCTGGTCACCACCCTGCTCGAGCGCGGACACCACGTCCGGTCATGTGACCGCGTCGGGTCCCCGCTGCCGGACCATCCCCGGCTCGAGGTGATCGACGGCGACATCTGCGACGCCGATGCGGTGGCCGCCGCGGTCGACGGCATCGACACGGTGTTCCACACCGCGGCGGTCATCGACCTGATGGGCGGCGCCGGGGTGACCGACGAATACCGCGAGCGCAGTTTCGCGGTGAACGTGCACGGCACCGAACGGCTCGTGCGCGCCGCCCAGCAAGCCGGCGTGCGGCGGTTCGTCTACACCGCCTCCAACAGCGTGGTGATGGGCGGGCAACCGATCGCCGACGGTGACGAAACCCTGCCCTACACCGACCGGTTCAACGATCTGTACACCGAGACCAAGGTGATTGCCGAACGTTTCGTGTTGGGGCAGAACGGGATTGAGGGCATGCTGACCTGCTCTATCCGGCCCAGCGGGATCTGGGGGCCGGGTGACCAGACGATGTTCCGCAAACTGTTCGAAAGCGTGCACGCCGGCCATGTGAAGGTGCTGATCGGCAGCAGGCACGCCAGACTCGACAACTCCTATGTGCACAACCTCGTGCACGGATTCATCCTGGCCGCCGAACATCTGGTGCCCGGCGGCACCGCACCCGGTCAGGCGTACTTCATCAACGACGGCGAACCGATCAACATGTTCGAGTTCGCGCGCCCGGTGGTGACGGCGTGCGGGCAACGCTGGCCGACGCTACGGGTGTCCGGCCCGCTGGTGCGCGCGGTGATGTCGCTGTGGCAGCGGCTGCACTTCCGGTTCGGGCTCCCCAAGCCACCGTTGGAACCCCTTGCGGTGGAACGTCTTTACCTCGACAACTATTTCTCCATCGACAAGGCCCGCCGGGAACTCGGCTACCGGCCGCGCTACACCACCGAACAGGCGCTGCAGGAGTGCCTGCCGTACTACGTCGACCTGTTCCACCGGATGAAGGCCGAACCCGCGACGGTCTGA
- a CDS encoding DUF1876 domain-containing protein: MYDKDLSNVWTVEIRFDEDDIHTHATVRAHRPHGDPLTARGDAYRNPRDASQPMVGEEIAAARGLIALGTELLERASMRIEKATHQPVHLYR, encoded by the coding sequence ATGTACGACAAGGATCTGAGCAACGTCTGGACCGTCGAGATCCGGTTCGACGAGGACGACATCCACACCCATGCCACGGTTCGCGCGCACCGTCCTCACGGTGATCCGCTGACCGCGCGCGGGGACGCCTACCGAAACCCGAGGGACGCCAGTCAACCGATGGTCGGGGAGGAGATCGCCGCGGCCCGCGGGCTGATCGCGCTGGGCACCGAGTTGCTGGAGCGGGCGTCGATGCGCATCGAGAAGGCCACCCACCAGCCGGTGCACCTGTACCGCTGA
- a CDS encoding NAD-dependent epimerase/dehydratase family protein: MSDAVLVTGAFGLVGSATVRRLAADGHRVVATDVATPDTRKAAAELSADGPGEVQVRWADLTDPAAVDELMTTVSPAAVIHLAAVIAPFCYSRQALARKVNVDATANLIRAAEAQSSPPRFIQASSIAVYGPRNPHTCSDVLTADTPPNPGDLYGGHKYEAEQLVRASNLEWAILRLGGVLSAEPMFDMKPEFLYFEALLPTDGRLQTVEVRDVAAAFTAAVTAPVAGQVLLIGGDDSHRLTQGEIGPSIAAAMGLVGALPVGRKGNPHSDTDWFATDWLDPGPAQELLKFQHYSWPDILAETADRVGWKRYPLRLIAPLAGLYLRRQSPYHNHPGQYADPWGAIRRKWGEPGLDTDPEDGR, from the coding sequence ATGAGTGACGCCGTTCTGGTGACGGGCGCGTTCGGGTTGGTGGGTTCGGCCACGGTCCGCCGACTGGCCGCCGACGGCCACCGGGTGGTGGCCACCGACGTCGCGACCCCCGACACCCGCAAGGCCGCCGCCGAACTGTCCGCCGACGGGCCGGGCGAGGTGCAGGTGCGCTGGGCGGATCTGACCGACCCGGCCGCGGTGGACGAGTTGATGACGACCGTCTCCCCCGCCGCGGTGATCCACCTGGCCGCGGTCATCGCCCCGTTCTGCTATTCCCGGCAGGCGCTGGCCCGCAAGGTCAACGTCGACGCCACCGCGAACCTGATCCGTGCCGCCGAGGCGCAGAGCAGCCCACCGCGGTTCATCCAGGCCTCCAGCATCGCGGTCTACGGCCCGCGGAACCCGCACACGTGCAGCGACGTGCTGACCGCCGACACCCCGCCCAACCCGGGCGATCTGTACGGCGGCCACAAGTACGAGGCCGAACAGCTGGTGCGGGCATCGAATCTGGAGTGGGCGATCCTGCGGCTCGGCGGGGTGCTGAGCGCCGAGCCGATGTTCGACATGAAGCCGGAGTTCCTGTACTTCGAGGCGCTGCTGCCCACCGACGGCCGGCTGCAGACCGTCGAGGTGCGCGATGTGGCGGCGGCGTTCACCGCGGCCGTCACCGCACCGGTCGCCGGGCAGGTGCTGTTGATCGGCGGCGACGATTCGCACCGGCTCACCCAGGGCGAGATCGGCCCGTCCATCGCCGCGGCGATGGGCCTGGTGGGTGCGCTGCCGGTGGGCCGCAAGGGCAACCCGCACAGCGACACCGACTGGTTCGCCACCGACTGGCTCGACCCAGGTCCGGCCCAGGAACTGCTGAAGTTCCAACACTATTCGTGGCCGGACATCCTCGCCGAGACCGCCGACCGGGTGGGCTGGAAGCGTTACCCGCTGCGGCTGATCGCCCCGCTGGCCGGTCTCTACCTGCGGCGGCAGTCGCCGTACCACAACCATCCCGGGCAGTACGCCGACCCGTGGGGCGCGATCCGGCGCAAATGGGGTGAACCCGGCCTGGACACCGACCCCGAGGACGGCCGCTGA